The Tenrec ecaudatus isolate mTenEca1 chromosome 9, mTenEca1.hap1, whole genome shotgun sequence genome window below encodes:
- the LOC142455987 gene encoding endogenous retrovirus group K member 6 Pro protein-like produces MSQYSKRGTGGFGSSNVYWVQPITNRKPSLTLWLDCKPFTGLIDTGADVTIIKQEDWPSNWPTSETLTSLRGIGQSSNPKQSSKYITWKDEENNSGLIKPFIIPQLLVNLWGRDLLSQMKIIMCSPTDIVTAQMLAQGYSPGKGLGKGEDGIR; encoded by the coding sequence ATGAGTCAATATTCTAAAAGAGGGACAGGAGGCTTTGGGTCCTCTAATGTGTATTGGGTACAACCAATTACTAATCGGAAGCCTTCCCTGACCTTATGGTTGGATTGCAAGCCATTTACAGGATTGATAGATACAGGAGCTGATGTGACCATTATTAAGCAGGAAGATTGGCCCTCTAATTGGCCCACCTCAGAGACATTAACTAGCTTGAGAGGAATTGGGCAAAGTAGTAATCCCAAGCAAAGTTCCAAGTACATCACCTGGAAGGACGAAGAAAATAATTCAGGCCTCATTAAGCCATTTATCATACCTCAATTGCTTGTTAACCTTTGGGGCAGGGATTTACTCTCTCAAATGAAAATTATAATGTGCAGCCCTACTGATATAGTCACTGCGCAGATGCTAGCTCAGGGTTATAGCCCTGGAAAAGGATTAGGGAAAGGAGAAGATGGTATCCGATAA